In the genome of Curtobacterium sp. MCLR17_036, the window GAGACGAAGTCGCTGTCCGGCGCCATCGCGGACATGCGCACCGACGGGCACCAGATCGCCCTCGTCGTCGACGAGTACGGCGGCAGTGCCGGCATGGTCACCCTCGAGGCCCTGCTCGAGGACCTCGTCGGCCGCATCCGCGACGAGTGGGACACCGTCGAACACGACGGGCCGACCGCCGAGCGCGACGGGGTCGACGGCGCGACCGTCCTCGAGGACCTTGCCGCCGACGGCGGCCCGGTCCTGCCGGACGGCGACTACGAGACCGTCGGCGGGCTCGTCCAGGTGCACCTGGACCGCGTCCCCGCGGTCGGCGACGTCGTCCTCGTGGCTGGCCACCGGCTCGAGGTGACCGCCATGGACGGTCACCGCGTGGCGCGCGTCCGCATCGCGGCCGACGTCCCCGCCTGACGGACGGGAGGCCCGTGCCGGCCCCGCCACGGGCCTCCCGTCCGCCGCGCCCGCGGCACCGACGCGACACGTACGCTCGACGCATGGGTATCGACGTGCGCAACGAGATCCGCGACTTCCTGTCCTCGCGACGGGCCCGGCTCACGCCGGAGCAGGTCGGCATGCCGTCCTTCGGCGGCGGCGTCCGACGCGTCCCCGGCCTGCGGCGGCACGAGGTCGCGATGCTCGCCGGGGTGAGCGTCGACTACTACACGCGGCTCGAACGGGGCTCGCTGAAGGGCGTCTCGGAGAGCGTGCTCGAGGGACTCGCGAACGCGCTGCAGCTCGACGAGGACGAACGCGTGCACCTGTGGGACCTCACCCGCCTGGCGAACGCCGGCGTGAAGGACATGCACCGCACCGTCCCCACCCGGGTGCGGCCGGCGGTGCAGCGCCTGCTCGACGCGATCACGGGCGCACCGGCGTGGGTGCGCAACGAGCGGGGTGACGTCGTCGCCACGAACGAGCTCGGCCACGCCCTCTACGCGCCGATGTTCGCCGGCCCCGGGCGCCCGGTGAACACCGCCCGCTTCACCTTCCTCGACCCGTCCGCCCGCGAGTTCTTCCCGGACTGGGCGCAGACCGCACGCGACGCCGTCGCGGTCCTGCGCGCCGCCGCGGTGTCGAACCCCTGCGAGCCCGGGCTCATCACGCTCGTCGGCGAGCTCTCCACCCGCAGCGAGGAGTTCCGCACCTGGTGGGCGGAGCACGACGTGCGGATGCACCGCGGCGGGGGCAAGCGCATCGTGCACCCGATCGTCGGCGAGCTCCGCCTGACCTACGAGGCCCTCGACCTCGTCGCCGACCCCGGACTCGTGCTGTTCACGTACTCAGCGGAGCCGAGCAGCGAGTCCGAGCGCTCGTTGTCGCTGCTCGGCTCGTGGGCGGCGACCGAACGGGCCGAGCGCTCCGCGGCCCTGCGGGCGTCGGAGTCCGAGTCGGTCGACTGACCCCCACCGCGAGCACCTCGTGACGACCCCGCCGGACACCGCCGCCGCCGACGACGACCGGCGCCGGTACCGTCGCGCCGAACCGGTCTTCGCCCGCGCCGTCGCGAAGGCCCTCGGCGGCGCCGGCTCGCTGCTCGAGCTCGGGCCGCCGAAGGGCGACGCGGCGCCCTCGTACGCGCCGACCGACCGGAGTCGCGTCACGGTCGTCGACGCCGCCGGGCACCTGCCGTTCGCCGACGGGGCGTTCGACGCCGCACTCGCCACGGCGCCCCTGCCGGGACCGGTCGACCCCGGGGCCGTGCTCGCCGAGCTGCGCCGGGTGACCCGCGGGCCGATCGTGCTGATCGCGGTCGACCGCGAGCTCGCGCAGGAGCACTGGCTCGCGGAGTACGCACCCGAGGTCGTCGCGGCAGCGGCCCGGCGCCACCCGTCGCCGGCCGACGTCAGCGATGCGCTCCCGGGCGACGCGGTGACGGCCGTGCCGCTGCCGATCCCGTTCACGTGCGTCGACGGCTTCGCCGAGGCGTACTCCGCCCGCCCCGAACGGCTGCTCGACGCGGGCGTCCGGCACGCAGACCCGGCGTGGGCGCAGGTCGACGCGTTCACCGCGCGACGGTCGGTCGCGGCACTCCGCTCCGCGCTGGAGTCCGGTGAGTGGGACCGGTGTCACGGGGCGCTCCGGATCAGCCCGACGCACCGGGGGTCGCTCGTGCTCGTCACCGCGACCCCGACCGCTTGACACGTCGTCGTAGGCTGGTCGGGTGAGCTTGCAGGAGGTGGTCGGCGCCCGTATCGCCGGCATCAGGGCGTGAGGCCCCCGGTCGTGCCCTCGGGCGCGGCCGACCTCGTCGTCCCCTGACCTCCTCCGCCCGGTGCGGTGTGCGTCCGCACGCCCCGGGTCCGCACGAAAGCCACGACCATGCTCCCCATCACGGAGAAGACCCTCCGCACGTCCTTCGTCAACGCCTCCCGCAAGGAGACGTCCGACATCACGCTGCCCGCCGAGTTCGCGACCACCGACTGGGACGCACTCGACTACCTCGGCTGGCGCGACCCGAAGATCGGACGGCGCGCGTACGCCGTCGTGCCGACACTCGACGGCACGCTCGTCGGCATCCTGTTCCGGCAGGCCGAGGCCTCGTCCCGCGCGCGCGCCCAGTGCTCGTGGTGCCAGGACGTGCAGCTGCCGAACGACGTCGTGTTCTACAGCGCGAAGCGCTCGGGGCCTGCCGGTCGGAACGGCAACACCGTCGGCACCCTGGTCTGCCAGGACTTCCAGTGCTCGCGCAACGTCCGGAAGCTGCCGCCGCCGGCGTACGAGGGGTACGACGTCGAGGCGGCGCGGGTCCGGCGCATCGAGGACCTGCAGCTGCGCGCCGCGTCCTTCGCCGCCGAGGTCTGACCCGCGCACGGCAGTCCCGTCGCGACGGCACAGTCCGTCGCGCGGGACGGTCCGTCCCATCGCGCGTGGGATGGGAAGCGGATCCGCGCGTGGGAGGCCGGAAGGTCCGGCCTCCCACGCGCGGAACGCCCTCCGACGCGCGGAACGGCCTCCCACGCGCGGAATTGCACCCAGCCGGGGTCAGCGACCGATGCTCGACATGTCCGGGTAGCGGTCGCCGGTCGGCACGGGCAGCGACGACAGGCGCGACAGCTGGTCCGCGGTGAGGGTCAGGTCGGCCGCGCCGACGTTCTCCTCGAGGCGCGAGACCCGCTTCGTGCCGGGGATCGGGACGACGTCGTCGCCCTGGGCCAGCAGCCAGGCGAGGGACACCTGCGCCGGGGTGGCGCCGGCCTCGGTCGCGATGTCCTTGACCGCGTCGACGATGCGCATGTTCTGCGCGAACGCCTCCTGCTGGAAGCGGGGGTTCGCCAGGCGGAAGTCGTCGGAGTCCAGGTCGGACGGCTTCGTGATCGCACCGGTCAGGAACCCGCGGCCGAGCGGCGAGTACGGCACCAGGCCGATGCCGAGCTCGCGCAGGGTGTCGAGCACGTCGCCCTCGGGGTCGCGCGTCCACAGCGAGTACTCGCTCTGCAGCGCGGTGATCGGGTGCACGGCGTGGGCCTTGCGGATCGTGGCGGCGCTCGCCTCGGAGAGGCCGATGTGCCGGATCTTGCCCTCCTGCACGAAGCCGGCGAGCTGGCCGACGACGTCCTCGATCGGGACGGCCGGGTCGACGCGGTGCTGGTAGTAGAGGTCGATGTGGTCGGTGCCGAGGCGGCGGAGCGAGCCCTCGAGCGCCTCACGCACGGACTCCGGGGCGGAGCTGATGCCGCGGCCGGTGGCGGGGGTCTCCTCGCCGGCGGTGTGCGTGATGAGGCCGAACTTCGTCGCGATGACGACGTCGTCGCGCCGGTCGGCGAGGGCCCGGCGGAGCAGGTCCTCGTTCGTGTACGGGCCGTACGCCTCGGCGGTGTCGAACAGGGTGACGCCGAGGTCGATCGCGCGGTGGACGGTGCGGATCGACTCGTCGTCGTCGGTGCCGGCGCCCGTGTAGAAGGCGCTCATGCCCATGGTTCCGAGGCCGACGGGTCCGACCTCGAGGTCTGCGAGCTTGCGTGTCTGCATGGTGCAGGTCTACTCCCGCGTCACCGACGGCTGGGAGGCCCTGGGGGTACCGGTCAGTCCTCGCTAGGGTGGGCTCGGGGCGGAGGCGCCCCGGAAGAAGGGGGAACACCGTGACCGTCATCTGGATCGTCATCGGGGTGGTGCTCGTCGCCGCCGTCCTGCTCACCGTGCTCGAGGTGCAGAACCGCCGTCGGGCGCGTCGCCTGGCCCACCTCGAACGGGCCGACCCGCGGATCGCCGACCAGGCGCGCCACGACGCCGAGGCCCAGGCCGCGATGACCGAGGGCCTGTCGAAGGCCGCCCACCAGGGGATCTCCGGCGCCGGCGGCCCGATCGGCTGACCTGCCCGCCCGCTCGTCGCCGCTCATCTCCCCGGATGTCAGCCCGGCGACGGACGTCGGCGGGCGCGGGACGGCGTAGACAGGTCCGGTGACCGGAGACGACGAGGACCGCAGCACCCCGAAGCCGACCCGACGGGTCCTGCTCGCCGGGGGTGTGGGCATCGGGGTCGCCGGGGTGCTCGCCGCGTGCAGCGGACCGGCACCCGCCGCGTCACCGAGCCCGACCGGCAGCGGGTCGTCCGGAGCGCCCGGCACGTCCGGAGCCGGTGGGACCGGCCCGACCGCAGCGGTCCCGGACACCTGGGAGGCCCTGGCCGCCGCCGTGTCCGGCACCCTGCTCCGCCCCGGCTCGTCGGGGTGGGCCGACGCCAGGGTGCTCCGGAACCCCCGGTACGACGACGCGGACCCGCGGGGCATCCTGCGCGTCGCTGACGCCGGGGACGTGCAGGCCGGCCTGGCCTTCGCCCGGGCGACGCACACGCCCGTCGCGCTCCGGGCCGGCGGGCACTCGTACACGGGGTGGTCGGCCGGTGGCGCCCCGGGCACCGACGTCCCCCGCTCGCTCGTGATCAGCACGCAGGACCTCGACGACATCGAACTGCACGACGACGACACCGTCACGATCGGCCCGGGCGCGCAGCTCGGGGACGTCTACGCCGCGCTCGCCGACGCCGGCCGTGCCATCGGGTCCGGGTCCTGCCCGACCGTCGGCATCGGCGGCATCACCCTCGGCGGCGGCGTCGGGGTGCTCGTCCGTTCCTTCGGACTGACCGCCGACCAGCTCACCGGCGTCACGCTCGTCACCCCGGACGGCCGCGAGCGCGCGGTCTCGGCGACGGACGAGCCGGACCTGTTCTGGGCCTGTCGGGGCGGGGGCGGCGGCACCGTCGGCGTCGTGACCGCGATGACCTTCCGCACGCGCCCCGCGCCGGACGTGCTGCTGTTCACCATCACGTTCCCCTGGTCAGCGGCCGCGGACGTGGTGCGTGCCTGGCAGGACTGGGCGCCGACCGCCGACCCCGAGCTGTGGTCGACGCTGAAGCTCCTCGGTGGTGCACGGCACGCGACGCCGACCGTCACGGTCTCCGGTGTCTGGACCGGCTCGA includes:
- a CDS encoding FAD-binding protein gives rise to the protein MTGDDEDRSTPKPTRRVLLAGGVGIGVAGVLAACSGPAPAASPSPTGSGSSGAPGTSGAGGTGPTAAVPDTWEALAAAVSGTLLRPGSSGWADARVLRNPRYDDADPRGILRVADAGDVQAGLAFARATHTPVALRAGGHSYTGWSAGGAPGTDVPRSLVISTQDLDDIELHDDDTVTIGPGAQLGDVYAALADAGRAIGSGSCPTVGIGGITLGGGVGVLVRSFGLTADQLTGVTLVTPDGRERAVSATDEPDLFWACRGGGGGTVGVVTAMTFRTRPAPDVLLFTITFPWSAAADVVRAWQDWAPTADPELWSTLKLLGGARHATPTVTVSGVWTGSKTGADASVDGFIRATGAEPVTHTGRQLDYGAAMAALAGSGARVSEAATSSIGSRKLTDEQVDVLVQQAAASGDVAGLDEGGVSLDALGGVVADVGRTDSAFPWRSALMTVQYTAVFADGTDPAPFDAYVRGFRNAMRPAWGDAAYANYCDAAITDPSAYFGDNTSRLHRIAEQADPAGVLSQPNWV
- a CDS encoding aldo/keto reductase; translated protein: MQTRKLADLEVGPVGLGTMGMSAFYTGAGTDDDESIRTVHRAIDLGVTLFDTAEAYGPYTNEDLLRRALADRRDDVVIATKFGLITHTAGEETPATGRGISSAPESVREALEGSLRRLGTDHIDLYYQHRVDPAVPIEDVVGQLAGFVQEGKIRHIGLSEASAATIRKAHAVHPITALQSEYSLWTRDPEGDVLDTLRELGIGLVPYSPLGRGFLTGAITKPSDLDSDDFRLANPRFQQEAFAQNMRIVDAVKDIATEAGATPAQVSLAWLLAQGDDVVPIPGTKRVSRLEENVGAADLTLTADQLSRLSSLPVPTGDRYPDMSSIGR
- a CDS encoding FBP domain-containing protein, producing the protein MLPITEKTLRTSFVNASRKETSDITLPAEFATTDWDALDYLGWRDPKIGRRAYAVVPTLDGTLVGILFRQAEASSRARAQCSWCQDVQLPNDVVFYSAKRSGPAGRNGNTVGTLVCQDFQCSRNVRKLPPPAYEGYDVEAARVRRIEDLQLRAASFAAEV
- a CDS encoding helix-turn-helix transcriptional regulator, with the protein product MGIDVRNEIRDFLSSRRARLTPEQVGMPSFGGGVRRVPGLRRHEVAMLAGVSVDYYTRLERGSLKGVSESVLEGLANALQLDEDERVHLWDLTRLANAGVKDMHRTVPTRVRPAVQRLLDAITGAPAWVRNERGDVVATNELGHALYAPMFAGPGRPVNTARFTFLDPSAREFFPDWAQTARDAVAVLRAAAVSNPCEPGLITLVGELSTRSEEFRTWWAEHDVRMHRGGGKRIVHPIVGELRLTYEALDLVADPGLVLFTYSAEPSSESERSLSLLGSWAATERAERSAALRASESESVD
- a CDS encoding SAM-dependent methyltransferase gives rise to the protein MTTPPDTAAADDDRRRYRRAEPVFARAVAKALGGAGSLLELGPPKGDAAPSYAPTDRSRVTVVDAAGHLPFADGAFDAALATAPLPGPVDPGAVLAELRRVTRGPIVLIAVDRELAQEHWLAEYAPEVVAAAARRHPSPADVSDALPGDAVTAVPLPIPFTCVDGFAEAYSARPERLLDAGVRHADPAWAQVDAFTARRSVAALRSALESGEWDRCHGALRISPTHRGSLVLVTATPTA